One genomic segment of Trichoplusia ni isolate ovarian cell line Hi5 chromosome 5, tn1, whole genome shotgun sequence includes these proteins:
- the LOC113494146 gene encoding uncharacterized protein LOC113494146, whose protein sequence is MTPFNKIRKRLFLKKKNNQNTRNDITVVEVMLNNLVDKDIQSLLLPLNFATNIILCPKYRIKDNFITPNQFVYTITAILVACAVASFFIYRLYILVNVMRIVTIVYFELIFDVCFYVIGFIFTFILNVIQSNRNINFILTYQDVHRYLKMGGSMKRFVFWSWMTIYTSSFCYCIMILYFVFVQHFPHYLWINTIISSFYDSNIWNAIVFVQILNVMLGKWKNNLDHGLYGVDEVNVGNMSQAFVNILNCYNEYVRLFRNVILYYVVDMIAHGLLFIEMVLEMFKISNNFVSIPTKPCLYEKKTYYNYKNIRPIPKIAEIVKLLEQLYIKI, encoded by the exons ATGACGCcgtttaataaaattcgcaaAAGGTTGTTcttgaagaagaaaaataatcaaaataccaGAAATGATATTACAGTTGTTGAAGTTATGTTGAACAACTTAGTCGATAAAGACATACAGTCACTTCTTCTGCCTCTAAACTTCGCAACGAATATCATCCTATGTCCTAAGTACCGCATCAAAGACAACTTCATAACCCCAAATCAGTTTGTGTATACCATAACAGCAATATTAGTAGCATGTGCGGTAGCTAGCTTTTTTATCTACCGTCTTTATATACTAGTAAATGTGATGAGAATTGTAACAATAGTGTATTTCGAACTAATTTTTGATGtctgtttttatgttattggCTTCATTTTCACTTTCATTTTGAACGTTATTCAGagtaatagaaatattaatttcatcttAACCTACCAAGACGTTCATAGGTATCTCAAAATGGGGGGCAGCatgaaacgttttgttttttggagTTGGATGACTATCTACACATCCTCTTTTTGTTATTGCATCATGATCTTATACTTTGTCTTCGTCCAACACTTTCCTCATTACCTTTGGATTAATACTATAATTTCTAGTTTTtatgattccaatatttggaatgcTATTGTGTTCGTTCAGATCTTAAATGTTATGCTAGGTAAATGGAAAAATAACCTTGATCATGGTTTATATGGCGTAGACGAAGTAAATGTTGGAAATATGTCACAGgcatttgttaatattttgaattgctATAACGAATACGTGAGATTATTTCGAAACgtg atacTTTATTACGTCGTTGATATGATAGCACATGGGCTGCTTTTCATAGAAATGGTTTTAGAAATGTTCAAGATTAGCAATAACTTTGTGAGTATACCAACAAAACCatgtttgtatgaaaaaaagacatattataactacaaaaaCATAAGGCCCATCCCAAAAATAGCCGAAATAGTAAAATTACTTGAACagttgtatataaaaatataa